The Pyricularia oryzae 70-15 chromosome 5, whole genome shotgun sequence genome includes a region encoding these proteins:
- a CDS encoding cell wall glucanase: protein MKSTILSIGAAALLSAQSVLAADGLKCSLDKHCPKEAPCCGLYGDCGTGAFCLGGCDPRMSFSLDSCVPEPTCQSKKFTFNSKDRIQDVSEYLGDASKADWVVTGEPLFSNGNLLLTMPPRSVGTVLSSTHYMWYGNVKAKMKTSRGRGVVTAFILFSDVKDEIDYEWVGVDLETTQTNYYFQGIPKYDQSGNITGTSNTFENYHEYEINWTPDEITWLVDGKKGRTKKRSETWNATAQQWDFPQTPSRVQFSIWPGGADTNPKGTVDWAGGAINWVDHPDLKDPGYYYAMVSEVEIKCWDGSNGVGTNKGKTYYYNSARGTNDTVVDSDKNGILSSLQATGLDMNKGGDKSKPDASTTGVDIPSVPGGSGVGPGQAGTNQGGGQAAQPPDNCFSDNFVQKCGTGGSSKNAGGRVETPSILSGSSAFAVVVAFAGLVML from the exons ATGAAGTCGACAATTTTGTCGATAGGCGCTGCTGCCCTGCTGAGCGCTCAATCGGTACTTGCTGCCGACGGTCTCAAGTGCTCACTCGATAAGCATTGTCCAAAGGAAGCACCTTGCTGTGGTC TCTACGGCGACTGTGGAACTGGCGCATTCTGCCTTGGAGGTTGCGATCCGCGCATGTCCTTTTCTCTCGACTCTTGCGTGCCTGAGCCGACGTGTCAGAGCAAAAAGTTCACCTTCAACAGCAAGGACAGAATCCAGGATGTCAGCGAGTACCTGGGTGACGCAAGCAAGGCCGACTGGGTCGTCACGGGCGAGCCTCTCTTCTCGAATGGAAATCTTCTTTTGACGATGCCGCCGCGCTCCGTCGGCACGGTGCTGTCGTCGACACATTACATGTGGTACGGCAACGTCAAGGCCAAGATGAAGACTAGCCGTGGCCGCGGTGTCGTCACTGCATTCATTCTCTTCAGCGATGTCAAGGACGAGATCGACTACGAATGGGTTGGTGTCGACCTCGAGACCACCCAGACCAACTACTACTTCCAGGGAATTCCCAAGTACGATCAGTCTGGCAACATCACGGGGACTTCGAACACGTTTGAGAACTACCACGAGTACGAAATCAACTGGACCCCCGACGAGATCACGTGGTTGGTCGATGGCAAGAAGGGGCGCACAAAGAAGAGGTCGGAGACGTGGAACGCCACCGCCCAACAGTGGGACTTCCCTCAGACACCGTCTCGTGTCCAGTTCTCCATCTGGCCGGGAGGCGCAGACACCAACCCCAAGGGTACGGTTGATTGGGCCGGCGGTGCCATTAACTGGGTTGACCACCCGGACTTGAAGGACCCGGGCTACTACTACGCCATGGTCTCCGAGGTTGAGATCAAGTGCTGGGACGGCAGCAATGGTGTCGGCACCAACAAGGGCAAGACGTACTACTACAACAGCGCCCGGGGTACCAACGACACTGTTGTCGACAGTGACAAGAACGGCATCCTCTCGTCGTTGCAGGCCACTGGTCTGGACATGAACAAAGGCGGCGACAAGAGCAAACCCGACGCGTCGACAACCGGCGTCGATATTCCTTCGGTCCCCGGTGGTAGCGGCGTCGGGCCCGGCCAGGCCGGTACCAACCAGGGCGGCGGTCAGGCGGCGCAGCCGCCCGACAACTGCTTCTCAGACAACTTTGTTCAGAAATGCGGGACCGGCGGTTCTTCCAAGAACGCGGGAGGTAGGGTCGAAACCCCCAGCATCTTGAGCGGCAGCAGCGCTTTCGCCGTTGTGGTGGCTTTCGCGGGACTAGTCATGCTATGA
- a CDS encoding cytochrome c oxidase polypeptide IV, producing MLSRTAFGVARRAAISGVVRRSFVTSVARRSNESESKAPTPKVQTLADIKTIDDLVGPGAKAGTVPTDLEQSTGLERLEILGKMEGIDIFNMKPLDAPYKGTIEKPVMVRSAGEEQFVGCTGFPKDSHEVLWLGMDKKRPVERCPECGSVFKMEFVGKEDDHHHSHDHHGQEDVKTFADYVHPKYY from the exons ATGTTGTCACGAACTGCCTTTGGTGTCGCGCGTCGCGCCGCCATCTCGGGCGTTGTGCGCCGAAGCTTTGTGACCTCGGTTGCTCGCC GCTCCAACGAAAGCGAATCGAAGGCACCGACTCCCAAGGTCCAGACTCTCGCCG ATATCAAGACCATTGACGACCTCGTCGGCCCCGGTGCCAAGGCTGGTACCGTCCCTACGGATCTTGAGCAGTCGACTGGTCTCGAGCGTCTCGAGATTCTCGGTAAGATGGAGGGCATCGACATTTTCAACATGAAGCCCCTGGACGCCCCGTACAAGGGCACCATTGAGAAGCCCGTTATGGTCCGCTCCGCCGGTGAGGAGCAATTTGTTGGATGCACTGGTTTCCCCAAGGACTCGCACGAGGTCCTTTGGCTCGGC ATGGACAAGAAGCGCCCCGTCGAGCGCTGCCCCGAGTGCGGCAGCGTTTTCAAGATGGAGTTTGTTGGCAAGGAGGacgaccaccaccacagCCACGATCACCACGGACAGGAGGACGTCAAGACATTTGCCGACTACGTCCACCCCAAGTACTACTAA